ACATGAACAAGAAAACGAGGAAAGGCAGGCTGGAAGGAAATGTAGAGATAAGGGGCCCTAACCTTTACCTGAGAACTACTAACGCTTATATAGACTTAGTAAAGAACATATCGTGGGGTTACAACGAACTCATCCTCAGAAAAGATACAAACGTTATAAAGGGCAGAGGGTTTAAAATATTCTTTAAGCCCTTCAAGGTGCAAATAAATGAAGTGGAAAGCATTCATACTACTTCTTAGCTTTATCGGTTTCTCCCTTTCCCAGACTATAACGGGAGAAGCAAACTCCTTAGAATTTCTAAAGGACAGACTCATTTACAAAGGGAACGTAATACTCCACAGGGACAGCTCAACGCTGAAAGCGGACGAAGTGGTAATACTCCTTGACAAAGAAAACAAGCCCTACAAGCTTATCGCAAAGGGAAATGTAAAGTTCAGGGAAAACGGAAGGAAGGCAGAGGCGGAATTTGCTGAGTACGACTTGAGGAAGGAAATAATACATCTAAAGGGAAATGCAAAGATTGAAGAAAACGGCAGAGTCGTGGAAGCGGATGAAATAATTATTTACAAGAGGGAAAAGAGGCTTGTGGCTAAAGGTAAGGGAAAGAGAGTGAGAACCGTTTACGTGGAGGAGAAGAAATGACGAAATCAGATATAGCTAAGGAACTCGCAAGGAG
The genomic region above belongs to Aquifex aeolicus VF5 and contains:
- a CDS encoding LptA/OstA family protein, producing MKWKAFILLLSFIGFSLSQTITGEANSLEFLKDRLIYKGNVILHRDSSTLKADEVVILLDKENKPYKLIAKGNVKFRENGRKAEAEFAEYDLRKEIIHLKGNAKIEENGRVVEADEIIIYKREKRLVAKGKGKRVRTVYVEEKK